Proteins from a genomic interval of Zingiber officinale cultivar Zhangliang chromosome 2A, Zo_v1.1, whole genome shotgun sequence:
- the LOC122042753 gene encoding protein TRIGALACTOSYLDIACYLGLYCEROL 3, chloroplastic-like, which yields MSSSTAANSWTPLLSVGRQRSVCARAKLSGSLWKVRRRIACGCSAPPWNSRNGHPTAESSTSSLSEKLGMDKQGIEESNVLIECRDVHKSFGDKRILEGVNFKIRHGEAVGIIGPSGTGKSTILKIMAGLLSPDKGEVLICGKQRHGLVSDEEISGLRIGLVFQSAALFDSLTVRENVGFLLYENSRMPVDHISNLVTKTLAAVGLKGVEDRMPSELSGGMKKRVALARSIIFDETKEIIEPEVLLYDEPTAGLDPIASTVVEDLIRSVHSTGQDSLGHTGKVASYVVVTHQHSTIRRAVDRLLFLYQGKVVWEGMTHEFNTTLNPIVRQFASGSLDGPIRY from the exons ATGTCGAGCTCCACCGCGGCTAACTCATGGACTCCTCTTTTGTCGGTGGGGCGGCAGAGATCTGTTTGCGCCAGGGCGAAGTTATCCGGATCTCTGTGGAAGGTTCGTAGGCGGATCGCCTGCGGTTGCAGCGCTCCTCCATGGAATTCGAGGAACGGCCATCCGACCGCTGAAAGCTCC ACTTCATCATTATCAGAGAAGTTAGGAATGGATAAACAAGGAATTGAAGAATCCAATGTCCTCATTGAGTGTAGAGATGTTCATAAATCTTTTGGCGATAAACGAATACTAGAAGGAGTTAACTTCAAG ATTAGACATGGAGAAGCTGTTGGGATAATTGGGCCATCAGGAACTGGCAAATCAACAATTCTGAAGATCATGGCTGGTCTTTTATCACCTGACAAG GGAGAAGTCCTTATATGTGGGAAACAGAGACATGGATTGGTCAGTGACGAAGAGATATCAGGTCTTCGGATTGGCCTG GTTTTCCAGAGTGCAGCGCTTTTTGATTCCCTCACAGTACGTGAAAACGTCGGTTTTCTACT GTATGAGAACTCACGCATGCCAGTGGATCATATATCAAACCTTGTGACAAAGACTTTGGCAGCAGTTGGTCTGAAG GGTGTAGAAGACCGTATGCCTTCTGAACTCTCTGGAGGCATGAAAAAGCGTGTAGCCCTGGCTCGATCAATAATTTTTGATGAAACAAAGGAGATAATAGAACCAGAG GTGCTTTTGTATGATGAACCTACTGCAGGACTCGATCCAATTGCATCGACTGTTGTGGAAGACCTAATTCGTTCAGTGCACAGCACGGGGCAAGATTCCCTGGGACATACGGGAAAGGTAGCATCGTATGTGGTTGTAACGCATCAACACAGTACAATAAGAAGGGCCGTCGATAG ATTGCTATTTCTTTACCAAGGAAAGGTTGTCTGGGAAGGAATGACTCATGAATTCAACACCACATTGAATCCTATTGTGAGACAG TTTGCATCAGGTAGCTTGGATGGCCCCATCAGATACTGA